The sequence CACTCTCAATTGGATTGAACGCTACTTCCATTCTTAACAATTTcaccaaaaaagaagaagaaaaataaaaggagATAAGGATCAAAATATTCAAAAATCACtcaaattaattgaataaaaccTTTTCCATGTACTAATACCAACGCATGATTGGATACATTGGTAACAAATCAAAAGATTACACATTATAACGCCCACTTCTGTACAAATTACATAAACTAATGATATGATAGGTAGAAGaagtaataaaattaaaatagatgATATGATCTCGTGTGTTATTATTTAACATCGATCCATTACGAAAACTGTTTCCTAATAATCGATTCCCCTTCTCTTTTGGGAAATTCacaagaaagagagagagagagagagaagttatAGAAAGTGATGAAGAAACACAATTAATTTtacacccaaaaagaaaaaagaaaaagaaaaagaaaaatcaccAACTTTGTGATGAGGAtggtgaggaagaagatgaacaACTCAAAAGGGATTCCAAAATTTCAACTCCCAAATCCTCCAAAACGACGACAGTGGTGTGATCATGGCTGCCTCCCTTGTCTAAATGCATAATCTTCCTATTGACACTCCTCTTCTTCCTCATGGAATGCTTTCTCTTGAGCGCCATCACCGGCGAGCACCCTTCCTCCACGCCGCACTTCATCTCCTGCAGCGACTCCTTCACCCTCTCCACCGGAAAATTCAGCACCGCCGCGCACCCCCTCATGGCGAAGGCCGCCTGGTCGTACgccagcgccgccgcctccgcgtTGTCGAACGTCCCCAGCCACACCCTCACGCCATTCCTAGTGGAGTCCCTTATCTCCGCCGCGAACTTcccccacggccgccgccgcacCCCCCTGTACGCTTTCACCCTCTTCTCGGAGctcacctcctcctccaccTTCACGGCCTCCCCGCCGGCGGCCCCTTGCGCTAGCACGCCGTAGAGGAGCATCTCCTCGGAGTCGTTAACGTTAAAAGGGAGTCCGGAGACGCCGCCGTCGTCGTGTTCCCACGAGAGGGAATGAGGGGAGTCGGGGAATGAGAATTGGAAGAATGAAGACTCCATCATCTGTCTCTGTGtttgagtttgagtttgagtttgCATTTGCTAACAAGATTTTTCTCCTCACAACTTTGACGATACTTTTTGAACTTTGGGGCCTTTATATACCCTGCGAAAAATGGATTATTTGAGAAAACAATATAGggaaaatttatttgtaatatAGTAGGGTGGGGTTAAATTGGACATAGGTATAAGtgacatataaaattaaaaataaacaagGGGGGATGTTTTTGTTATAACTTGGTTTGCACTGCATAGGGAATAATatgaaaatggtggtgaaatGTAATTGGGTCACGTGAGTCTCACGATAGCCGTGACGCACGGCGGCGCGGGTCCCACCATATAATTCAGGATCTATTTGCTGGCGTctcgtttttcttttctttattgcatttttattttttatttttatttttggagctttCTAATTGTTTGAACCATTATAATTATCTCAAAAGATATCCATCTTCAGTTGTAATATCATGTTTGATGGAAATTAATCAATTCGACTCATCTGCATAAGAATGTCAAAGAATTGATTAGCTACGCATCTAGATAATTGAGCTTATGCTTCAGGTTTGTTGAAGAATTTTCAGTGGattaaaactttaaaagaaaagaagctaatgcatttatttattttttcttgttGGTCATATGCATAAATAAAAGACATTAATGTAGCTAGAAGAAAAGTAATTGAGTCAAAATGGGTTGATCGTAATCAAAACAAAAATGTGTTCAAACATTATAGTTTATCCTTTTAGGCTGcattcactttgatggatggcAAAAAAAgtgataacaaaaatttatgcctttaaatatcttCTTTCTTattccacattttacacaaaagagaagttcaccattttttcttccttattttcacttcaaggaggaataatattatccctccatcttttgtgtaaaatgtgggataagaaattagacatttaaagacataaatttttgttatccctccatttagagggataaaaagcaaacacacccttatgACCAGAACAATTTTTCTTTGTACTAAATCGATTTTTTTgggtaattttatatttacttcGTTTTCGAAATATCTtctaattttatgaaaaattaattgtgtatttagTACGAGTGAAGAAGGGGTTacataaattagaaaaaaatactTAGTGAGTTTATATGAGTTCATTAATGAAAATATGTGTAAGCATGTGAGAATCCCTTTACCTCCATAACTAAATTCCAAAGTATCAAGATATTTGAATTAAGAATTTAGGCGGATTAAACTATACATAATTTATAAGTTAGTTAAAGAGAAAGATCAAGTGGAAATTTGATAACCATTGTTCAAGAGAAAGCgaggactttttttttttttagttaccGACCTAATCAGTACCTGTTAAATTATAGtcatgtttaatttattttgttaaattatagtcatgtttaatttattttagacATGTCAGCCCACTTGaattcacaaaaataatttgTGTGTCTCTTGACTGCCGGTTTTGAGATGCAGCATAAGGGCTCCATTGTAAACTCACAACGTCGAACAGTTTCTCTTTGAATTCTTCGTTTGAAAATTCAATCTGAGTTAGTTAATGATGTTGTATATGAGGTAGGGTGGGTGGATGTGTAACACCAATCCTGTGATTTAGTTTACTTTATGTTATTCAACcgttaattaaaaaagaaaaaaatttgctcccttcaggattgaACCCAAGTTCAACATTCATCTACCATGATAATGTATTCACCGTAAATCTTGgtgatcgaatgacttaaaatggttctccgtttttatttatttagtggttcttatttgaacatctcccatatatatatatatatatctggtgaaaatgaaaatgaatatgGAACGTGAGATATCCAAATTCTATGGCTATTATTTATTCGAATTAATGGTGTGAAATGATaataacgaataaatcaatataaatctacgaataaACTGTTTGTAAGGAACGAATAACTATTCAAACCTGAGTTCGTATTTTGGAGGGGACAAAAATTTCACCACATTAATTAAATACGACTATTCGTCCATTACAAACCGCTTCTCATATTTATATTAacttatttgttattttcatttattcaaaTCCTATAACTATTATTTCTTCAAATTAATAGTGTGAGATAAGAAtaaggaataaattaatatatatctataaataaACTACTTGTAAGACACCAAGAGTCATTCAAATTTGAGTTCAAATCTTGGTAGGGGTGAacatttctctaattaaatacGGATATTCGTGCATTATAAATTactttttcataaatttatagtattaatttatttgttattctcatttatcatgaaaatagtcattttgactataaccaaccatatatatagggatgtcaatcgggccagcccactcgGTTTTGGGGTAGCCCATTTGATTTTTGGTTATTTTTGGTTCGGGctaatcgatttttttttccggCTAAAATATTTTgatcctaaccctaa comes from Salvia miltiorrhiza cultivar Shanhuang (shh) chromosome 3, IMPLAD_Smil_shh, whole genome shotgun sequence and encodes:
- the LOC131014178 gene encoding ethylene-response factor C3-like, which gives rise to MQTQTQTQTQRQMMESSFFQFSFPDSPHSLSWEHDDGGVSGLPFNVNDSEEMLLYGVLAQGAAGGEAVKVEEEVSSEKRVKAYRGVRRRPWGKFAAEIRDSTRNGVRVWLGTFDNAEAAALAYDQAAFAMRGCAAVLNFPVERVKESLQEMKCGVEEGCSPVMALKRKHSMRKKRSVNRKIMHLDKGGSHDHTTVVVLEDLGVEILESLLSCSSSSSPSSSQSW